In one window of Candidatus Binatia bacterium DNA:
- a CDS encoding site-2 protease family protein produces MNPVSTEPPFRIYPPPERGSFGPHVASRRPATRGPAVNVVLFLLTLLTTSLAGAFQTGADPLEDPAQIVAGLPFALTLLSILAIHELGHYGLSKIHGVRASLPYFIPAPPILIGTFGAFIRMQAPPPNRRALFDVGAAGPWAGMIVAIPAVLVGLRLSEVRPLGLDDGGLLLGDSLLFQGLTWLALGTTPDTATIVLHPIALAGWFGLFVTFMNLLPVGQLDGGHVAYAMFGRWHRLVSRVFVGVIAALGFMGWQGWFVWVVLLLIIGFDHPPTRDAWTPLDWRRQVAAWLTVGVFVATFMAEPIAVAEPAQQFEGERIPVAWHMDRAPRPRGGLLVPFRVAARGRGIPL; encoded by the coding sequence ATGAATCCCGTCAGCACGGAGCCTCCGTTCCGCATCTATCCGCCGCCCGAGCGGGGCTCGTTCGGACCGCACGTAGCATCGCGGCGGCCGGCGACGCGCGGGCCCGCGGTCAATGTGGTGTTGTTTCTGCTCACGCTTCTCACCACCTCGCTCGCCGGCGCCTTCCAGACCGGTGCCGACCCGCTCGAGGATCCGGCGCAGATCGTCGCCGGGCTGCCGTTCGCCCTCACCCTGTTATCGATCCTGGCGATTCACGAACTCGGCCATTACGGCCTGTCGAAGATCCACGGGGTGCGCGCCTCGCTACCGTATTTCATCCCGGCGCCGCCGATCCTCATTGGTACGTTCGGCGCCTTCATCCGCATGCAGGCCCCGCCGCCAAACCGCCGGGCCCTGTTCGATGTCGGCGCCGCGGGGCCCTGGGCCGGGATGATCGTCGCGATTCCCGCCGTGCTGGTGGGGTTGCGCTTGTCCGAGGTGCGCCCGCTCGGCCTCGATGACGGCGGGTTGCTGCTTGGCGATTCGCTGCTCTTTCAGGGCCTGACCTGGCTTGCCCTGGGGACGACGCCCGACACGGCGACTATTGTGCTGCACCCGATCGCTCTTGCCGGGTGGTTCGGCCTGTTCGTGACCTTCATGAATCTGCTCCCCGTCGGTCAACTCGACGGCGGCCACGTTGCCTACGCGATGTTCGGCCGCTGGCATCGGCTGGTTTCGCGCGTCTTCGTCGGGGTGATCGCCGCGCTCGGGTTCATGGGCTGGCAGGGGTGGTTCGTATGGGTGGTGCTGCTGCTGATCATCGGCTTCGATCATCCGCCGACTCGCGACGCGTGGACGCCGCTCGACTGGCGCCGCCAGGTGGCGGCGTGGCTCACCGTGGGTGTGTTCGTAGCGACGTTCATGGCCGAGCCGATAGCCGTCGCCGAACCGGCGCAGCAGTTCGAAGGGGAGCGCATCCCCGTGGCGTGGCACATGGATCGGGCGCCGCGGCCGCGCGGGGGATTGCTGGTGCCGTTCCGGGTGGCGGCCCGGGGGCGGGGGATTCCGCTATGA
- a CDS encoding SAM-dependent chlorinase/fluorinase — protein sequence MRPSGIVTLLTDFGTADAYVGVMKGVMLGIDRGLRIVDLTHAVPPQAVRVGALLLRQAVTHFPAGTVHLAVVDPGVGSARRPVLAVCDTGYLVGPDNGLLAPAAAVLGVREVRALENPRYFRAPVSRTFHGRDIFAPVAAHLAFGTPPEACGPPLTALAPLSLPEPAVTAGGIAGEVLYVDRFGNLITNIDAGLLARFRGGTLSVTICQTLVAGPVAAYAAVPGATPLAIVGSWGTLEIAVRDGNAADYFAAAAGTPVTVAWEPGNE from the coding sequence ATGCGGCCCTCGGGCATCGTTACCCTACTGACCGACTTCGGTACCGCCGACGCGTACGTCGGCGTCATGAAAGGCGTCATGCTCGGGATCGACCGGGGCCTGCGGATCGTCGATCTGACGCACGCGGTCCCGCCCCAGGCGGTGCGGGTCGGGGCGCTCCTGTTACGCCAGGCCGTAACCCATTTTCCCGCCGGCACCGTGCACCTGGCCGTGGTTGACCCCGGGGTCGGGTCGGCGCGCCGGCCGGTGCTGGCGGTGTGCGACACCGGTTACCTCGTCGGGCCGGACAACGGCCTCTTGGCGCCGGCGGCGGCCGTCCTGGGGGTGCGCGAGGTCCGCGCTCTGGAAAACCCTCGCTACTTCCGTGCGCCGGTATCTCGAACTTTTCACGGCCGCGACATCTTCGCCCCGGTAGCCGCGCACCTCGCCTTCGGCACGCCCCCGGAGGCTTGCGGGCCGCCGCTGACCGCGCTGGCGCCGCTGTCGTTGCCGGAGCCGGCGGTAACTGCCGGCGGGATCGCCGGCGAGGTCTTGTACGTCGATCGCTTCGGCAACCTGATCACCAACATCGATGCGGGGCTGCTCGCGCGCTTCCGTGGCGGAACCCTTTCGGTTACGATTTGTCAGACGCTGGTGGCCGGACCGGTTGCCGCCTATGCCGCGGTACCCGGTGCGACTCCGCTCGCGATCGTCGGCAGTTGGGGTACGCTCGAGATCGCGGTGCGCGACGGCAACGCGGCGGACTATTTCGCTGCGGCGGCGGGGACTCCCGTTACCGTGGCCTGGGAGCCGGGTAACGAATGA